The region AGCGTTGCTGGGAACGGGTTGGGGGTTAGTGGGCGGCGGCGTCCCAGTTCTGGCCGTAGCCGACCGAGACGTCGAGCGGGACGTCACCGAGGACGTACGCCGAACACATCTGTCGGCGGACCAGCTCCTCGATCTGCTCGCGCTCGCCTGCGGCGACCTCGAGGACGAGCTCGTCATGCACCTGCAGCAGGAGCCGCGAGGACAGCGACGCCTCCCGCAGCGCCCGCTCGACACCGAGCATCGCGACCTTGATGATGTCCGCCGCTGAACCCTGGATCGGAGCGTTGAGCGCCATGCGCTCGGCCATCTGCCGGCGCTGCATGTTGTCGCTCGTCAGATCGGGCAGGTAGCGGCGCCGGCCGAGGATCGTCTCGGTGTAGCCGTCCTTGCGGGCGACGTCGACCACGCCCTTGAGGTAGTCCCGCACCCCGCCGAACCGCGCGAAGTAGGCGTCCATCTGGGCCTGCGCCTCACTCGTCGAGATCCCCAGCTGCTGGGCGAGGCCGAACGACGACAACCCGTACGCCAAACCGTAGGACATCGCCTTGATCCGCCGCCGCTGCTCGGGCTCGACCGCGTCGACCGGGATGCCGAAGGCCTGCGCCGCCACGAAGGTGTGCAGGTCCTCACCCGACGTGAACGCCTCGATGAGCCCGGCGTCGTGAGACAGGTGGGCCATGATCCGCATCTCGATCTGGGAGTAGTCCGCGGTCATCAGCGACTCGAAGCCCGCCCCCACGATGAACGCCTTGCGGATCTCCCGGCCCTCGACGGTGCGGACCGGAATGTTCTGCAGGTTCGGATCCGTGCTCGACAGCCGGCCCGTCGCCGCGACCATCTGGTTGAAGGTGGTGTGGATGCGCCCGGCGTCGTCGACCATCGGGATCAGCGAGTCGACGACGGTCTTGAGCCGCGCCACATCGCGATGCCGGAGCAGATGCTCGAGGAACGGGTGCTGCGACTTCGCGTACAGCTCCTGCAACGCGTCCGCGTCGGTCGTGTAGCCGGTCTTGATCTTCTTCGTCTTCGGCAGGCCGAGCTCGTTGAACAGCACCTCTTGCAGCTGCTTCGGCGACCCGAGGTTCACCTCGTGCCCGATGACCGCGTACGCCGCGTCGGCGACACGCTTCACCTCGCCCGCAAAGCGGGCCTCGAGCTCCGCCAGCCAGTCGACGTCAGCGGCGATGCCGACCCGTTCCATGTCGGCGAGCAACGCGGTCAACGGCAGCTCGACCTCCGCCAGCAGCCGGGCGCCGCCTCGCCGCTCCAGGTCGGCGTCGAGGGCGCCGGCGAGGTCAACGATCGCCCGGGCGCGCACCATCTCCGCCTGAGCCGCGTCCGCCTCTGCTGAGCCGTCGAGGGAGAGCTGGCCGTCCTGGACCTCGGCGCGCAGCTCACGGCGCAGGTATCGCAACGCCAGGTCAGCGAGATCGAACGTCCGCTGGCCCGGCAACGCGAGGTACGCCGCCAAGGCGGTGTCACTTCGTACGCCGGCGACCGTCCAACCACGGGCACCCAGAGCGAGCAACGGGCCTTTGACGTCGTGGAACACCTTCGTGACCGTGGCGTCCGCGAGCCAGCCGGCGAACGCCTGCTCGTCGGCGGCGGTCAGCTGTTCCGGGTCGATGGCCGCGGTCGCGCCGTCCGGCGCAGCGACGGCGACCCCGGTGACGTGGCCGGTGCCGCGTCCCCACTTGCCGGCGACGGCGACCCCGTGGTCACCCGTTCCACGGGCGTGTACGTCGAGCCACGCGGCGACCTGATCCGGCCCGAGGGTCTCGCCTTCGACCTGGAAGCCCTCGTCGGCCTCCGGCTCGACCGCGGACAAGGTCGCATACAGCCGCTCGCGCAGCACCCGGAACTGCAACGTGTCGAACAGCTGATGGACGGCCTCCCGGTCCCACTGTCCGACCTGGAGGCCGGCAGGAGTCACCTCCAACGGCACGTCACGGCGCAGCTCGGTGAGCTGACGGTTGCGGATCACGTCGGCGAGGTGATCCCGCAGCGCCTGTCCGGCCTTCCCCGGCACCTCGTCGACCCGCGCCACGAGCTCGTCGAGCGAGCCGAAGTCGCGCACCCACTTCGAGGCGGTCTTCTCACCGACGCCCGGGATCGACGGCAGGTTGTCGCTCGGATCACCGCGCAACGCGGCGAAGTCCGGATACTGCGCGGGCGTCAGGTCGTACTTCGCCCGCACCTCTTCCGGCGTGAAGCGGGTCATGTCGCTGATTCCCTTGCGGGTCATCAGCACGGTGATGCGGTCGTTGACCAGCTGGAGTACGTCGCGATCGCCCGTGACGATGAGCACGTCCATCCCGGCGTCCGCGCCCTGCACCGCAAGCGTTGCGATGAGGTCGTCGGCTTCGTACCCGTCGAGGGACAGCGCCGGCACGGTGAGCGCCGCCAGCACGTCCTTGATGAGATCCACCTGACCCCGGAACTCACTCGGCGTCTCCTTGCGGGTCGCCTTGTACTCCGCGTAGGCCTCGGTTCGGAATGTCTTGCGCCCGACGTCGAATGCGACGGCGACATGCGTAGGTGCCTCGTCGCGCAAGACATTGATGAGCATCGAGGTGAAGCCGTAGACCGCGTTCGTCGACTGCCCGGTGGTGGTGGAGAAGTTCTCGACTGGCAACGCGAAGAAGGCGCGGTACGCCAGCGAGTGCCCGTCGAGCAGCAGCAGTCGCTGACCGCCTCCCGGACTGGTACCTACGTCGCCCGCGGCCATGCTCGGCATCGTAATGTCGCCCTGTGACTGACAACCCGCCTGAGGCGACGCTGCCCGATCTGCCCGAGCGCATGGGGATCGAGTTCCTCGAGTTCGGCGCAGACCGCATGGTGGCGCGCATGCCGGTCGAGGGCAACCGCCAGCCCTACGGTCTGCTTCACGGCGGGGCGTCGTGCGTGCTGGCCGAGACCCTCGGCTCGGTCGGTGCCGCGATCCACGCCGGGGAAGGCCGCATTGCGGTCGGCATCGAGATCAACGCCACCCATCATCGATCGGCCACCGAGGGTTACGTCACCGGCGTGGCGACCCCACTGCACCTGGGCCGAACGCTCGCCACCTACGAGATCGTCATCACCGACGAGCAGGACCGGCGGGTCTGCACCGCGCGGCTCACCGCGCTGCTGCGCGACGCGACCT is a window of Mycobacteriales bacterium DNA encoding:
- the polA gene encoding DNA polymerase I, translating into MAAGDVGTSPGGGQRLLLLDGHSLAYRAFFALPVENFSTTTGQSTNAVYGFTSMLINVLRDEAPTHVAVAFDVGRKTFRTEAYAEYKATRKETPSEFRGQVDLIKDVLAALTVPALSLDGYEADDLIATLAVQGADAGMDVLIVTGDRDVLQLVNDRITVLMTRKGISDMTRFTPEEVRAKYDLTPAQYPDFAALRGDPSDNLPSIPGVGEKTASKWVRDFGSLDELVARVDEVPGKAGQALRDHLADVIRNRQLTELRRDVPLEVTPAGLQVGQWDREAVHQLFDTLQFRVLRERLYATLSAVEPEADEGFQVEGETLGPDQVAAWLDVHARGTGDHGVAVAGKWGRGTGHVTGVAVAAPDGATAAIDPEQLTAADEQAFAGWLADATVTKVFHDVKGPLLALGARGWTVAGVRSDTALAAYLALPGQRTFDLADLALRYLRRELRAEVQDGQLSLDGSAEADAAQAEMVRARAIVDLAGALDADLERRGGARLLAEVELPLTALLADMERVGIAADVDWLAELEARFAGEVKRVADAAYAVIGHEVNLGSPKQLQEVLFNELGLPKTKKIKTGYTTDADALQELYAKSQHPFLEHLLRHRDVARLKTVVDSLIPMVDDAGRIHTTFNQMVAATGRLSSTDPNLQNIPVRTVEGREIRKAFIVGAGFESLMTADYSQIEMRIMAHLSHDAGLIEAFTSGEDLHTFVAAQAFGIPVDAVEPEQRRRIKAMSYGLAYGLSSFGLAQQLGISTSEAQAQMDAYFARFGGVRDYLKGVVDVARKDGYTETILGRRRYLPDLTSDNMQRRQMAERMALNAPIQGSAADIIKVAMLGVERALREASLSSRLLLQVHDELVLEVAAGEREQIEELVRRQMCSAYVLGDVPLDVSVGYGQNWDAAAH
- a CDS encoding hotdog fold thioesterase; this translates as MTDNPPEATLPDLPERMGIEFLEFGADRMVARMPVEGNRQPYGLLHGGASCVLAETLGSVGAAIHAGEGRIAVGIEINATHHRSATEGYVTGVATPLHLGRTLATYEIVITDEQDRRVCTARLTALLRDAT